One window from the genome of Streptococcus salivarius encodes:
- a CDS encoding recombinase family protein, with amino-acid sequence MAVSRNVTVIPAIKRVGNNKNSESKPKIRVAAYCRVSTDSEEQASSYDIQIEHYTNYIKKNKEWELADIFADDGITGTNTKKRDEFNRMIEECMAGNIDMIITKSISRFARNTLDCLKYIRQLKDKNIAVFFEKENINTMDSKGEVLLTIMASLAQQESQSLSQNVKLGIQYRYQQGEVQVNHKRFLGYTKDENKQLVIDPEGAEVVKRIYREYLEGASLLQIARGLEADGILTAAGKAKWRPETLKKILQNEKYIGDALLQKTYTVDFLSKKRVKNNGIVPQYYVENSHEPIIPRDLFMQVQEEMVRRANLRGGKGCKKRVYSSKYALSSIVYCGHCGDIYRRVHWNNRGYKSIVWRCVSRLEEKGSECTAPTINEETLQKAVVKAINELLANKDPFLKVLQKNIATVFNGENDNATDDIDSKLEELQQQLLIQAKSKNDYEDVADEIYRLRELKQNALVENAEREGKRQRIAEMTDFLNKQSAELEEYDEQLVRRLIEKVTIYEDKLTVEFKSGIEIDEEI; translated from the coding sequence GTGGCAGTGAGTAGGAATGTAACAGTCATTCCGGCAATTAAACGAGTCGGAAATAATAAAAATAGTGAAAGCAAACCCAAAATACGAGTGGCCGCTTACTGCCGTGTTTCAACGGATAGTGAGGAGCAAGCTTCAAGCTATGACATTCAGATTGAACATTATACAAATTATATTAAGAAGAACAAGGAATGGGAATTGGCGGATATTTTTGCGGATGACGGTATCACAGGTACAAATACCAAAAAGCGTGATGAATTTAACCGCATGATTGAAGAGTGCATGGCTGGAAATATTGACATGATCATCACAAAATCCATCAGCCGATTTGCCAGAAATACGTTAGATTGCCTTAAATACATCCGGCAGTTAAAGGATAAAAACATCGCGGTATTCTTTGAGAAAGAGAATATCAACACCATGGATTCTAAGGGTGAAGTATTGCTGACCATCATGGCATCCCTTGCCCAACAGGAAAGTCAATCCTTAAGTCAGAACGTTAAGCTGGGAATTCAGTATCGATATCAGCAAGGCGAAGTCCAGGTCAACCATAAGCGTTTCCTTGGATACACCAAGGATGAAAACAAGCAACTGGTGATTGACCCAGAGGGTGCTGAGGTTGTTAAACGGATTTACAGAGAGTACCTTGAAGGTGCTAGTCTTTTACAGATAGCAAGAGGACTAGAAGCTGACGGTATCCTTACAGCGGCAGGCAAAGCCAAATGGAGACCGGAAACACTGAAAAAGATATTGCAGAATGAAAAGTACATCGGTGATGCCCTTCTACAAAAAACATATACGGTTGATTTCCTTTCTAAAAAGCGAGTCAAGAATAACGGCATCGTTCCCCAATATTATGTAGAAAATAGCCACGAGCCTATCATTCCACGAGACCTTTTTATGCAGGTTCAAGAAGAGATGGTTCGAAGAGCAAATCTTCGCGGTGGCAAGGGCTGTAAAAAGCGAGTTTACAGCAGTAAGTATGCTTTATCGAGTATTGTTTACTGCGGACATTGCGGTGATATTTATCGACGAGTACATTGGAATAACCGAGGTTACAAATCTATTGTTTGGAGATGCGTCAGCCGATTGGAGGAAAAAGGGTCTGAATGCACTGCCCCTACCATAAATGAGGAAACATTGCAGAAAGCAGTTGTTAAGGCTATTAACGAACTTTTGGCTAACAAAGACCCATTCCTCAAGGTGCTACAGAAAAATATAGCTACTGTATTTAATGGAGAAAATGATAATGCCACTGATGACATTGATAGCAAATTGGAAGAATTACAACAACAGCTTCTTATTCAAGCAAAATCCAAGAATGACTATGAAGATGTGGCTGATGAAATTTACCGCCTTCGAGAATTGAAGCAAAATGCACTTGTTGAAAATGCAGAGCGAGAAGGAAAAAGGCAACGAATCGCTGAAATGACTGATTTCTTGAATAAACAATCCGCAGAGTTGGAGGAATATGATGAGCAGTTGGTAAGGCGGCTTATTGAAAAAGTAACGATATATGAAGATAAGCTCACCGTTGAATTCAAGTCTGGGATTGAGATTGACGAAGAGATATAG